The following are encoded in a window of Castanea sativa cultivar Marrone di Chiusa Pesio chromosome 5, ASM4071231v1 genomic DNA:
- the LOC142633466 gene encoding F-box protein CPR1-like: MMSYIPQELITEILARLPVKSLVRFLCVSKEWYALITDSDFIKLHLKSSIETNRDRTLILNEDEFSPPFRYFSAVQFSKDNQFGKTFDIYKPLQNWVISDYCDGLVCLHKGYEKLEVAIWNPLVRKYRKLPIEPIEEPSSFSSGIRFSHLAFGHDPRNDDYKVVRVTEFYMTDSVEFEVKVYSMRSNSWKKIDEQWPNKEICCQKLLALNGDVYWLAADRVVQDLESILAFNLATEKLRLYGTPVPPDDDQFTCLDVLGGFLCYIVNDYLNSDVYLMKKNGVESSWTQIFKIKVCQNFEYFRTLMFSTNGKKVLLEEHQECGHTNLIWYDIEKKRCNRVKNRSFPYVFMVATCIGSLLLLDGDNVIDPWQKKNKGKRKRN, encoded by the exons ATGATGTCGTATATACCGCAAGAGCTAATCACGGAGATACTAGCCCGATTACCAGTGAAATCTTTGGTACGCTTCCTCTGTGTTTCTAAGGAATGGTACGCACTAATCACTGATTCAGACTTCATCAAATTGCACCTCAAGAGCTCCATTGAGACCAACAGAGACCGCACCCTCATCCTCAACGAAGACGAGTTCTCTCCACCCTTTCGTTATTTTTCCGCCGTTCAATTCTCCAAGGACAATCAGTTCGGCAAGACCTTTGATATTTACAAGCCGCTCCAAAACTGGGTCATCTCGGACTATTGCGACGGCTTGGTTTGCCTTCACAAGGGTTACGAAAAGCTAGAGGTCGCAATTTGGAATCCATTGGTCAGGAAGTACAGGAAATTGCCCATCGAACCAATTGAGGAGCCCTCTAGTTTCTCCTCGGGTATTAGGTTTTCCCATTTAGCATTCGGGCACGACCCACGTAACGACGACTATAAGGTGGTGAGGGTTACAGAGTTTTATATGACAGATAGTGTGGAGTTTGAAGTCAAGGTGTATAGTATGAGATCAAACTCTTGGAAAAAAATCGATGAACAATGGCCCAACAAAGAGATATGTTGCCAGAAGTTGTTGGCTTTGAATGGAGATGTGTATTGGTTAGCTGCTGATCGAGTTGTGCAGGATCTGGAGTCCATTCTTGCTTTCAATCTCGCCACTGAGAAACTCCGGCTCTATGGGACGCCGGTTCCACCAGATGACGATCAGTTTACGTGTTTGGATGTGTTGGGAGGATTCCTCTGTTATATTGTTAATGATTACTTGAATAGTGATGtttatttgatgaaaaaaaatgggGTGGAGAGTTCTTGGACACAGATTTTTAAGATTAAAGTGTGTCAGAATTTTGAGTATTTCAGGACTCTAATGTTTTCCACCAATGGCAAGAAGGTTCTGTTGGAGGAGCACCAAGAATGCGGTCATACGAATCTTATTTGGTATGACATAGAGAAAAAAAGATGCAACAGGGTTAAAAATCGGAGTTTTCCATATGTGTTTATGGTGGCGACTTGTATCGGGAGTCTTCTTCTCCTTGATGGTGATAATGTGATTGATCCTTGGCAGAAGAAGAATAAGGGGAAGAGGAAGAG gAATTGA
- the LOC142634419 gene encoding F-box protein CPR1-like, producing the protein MMSNLLQELIAEILIRLPVKSVVRFLCVSKEWYALITSSYFIKMHLKFSIETNRDRTLILNEEDFAPASHYFSAVQFSSKHNRFGKTVEIYQPLLNWVVSDYCDGLVCLHKGHEKQDVAIWNPLVRKYRRFPFEPIEEPSGLSDVRFSHLAFGYDPHNDDYKVLRVIEFYMEDMIGMEFEVKVCSMRSPTWKKIDEQWPNMVICCWKSVALNGDVYWLVADRDGQHRMSLLAFNLATEKFRLYGTPVPLENYLSTFLDVLGGLLCCIVHDYTFCDVYLMKKYGVESSWTRIFKIEKNVLCRDFEYFRTLMFSTNGKKVLLEEHPECGRTNLIWYDIEKKRCYRVKNRSFPYVFKVAICIGSLLLLDGDNLIDPTQKENKRKRKRN; encoded by the exons ATGATGTCGAATTTACTGCAAGAGCTAATCGCCGAGATACTAATCCGATTACCAGTGAAGTCTGTGGTACGCTTCCTCTGTGTGTCTAAGGAATGGTACGCCCTAATCACCAGTTCATATTTCATCAAAATGCACCTCAAGTTCTCCATTGAGACCAACAGAGACCGCACCCTCATCCTCAACGAAGAGGACTTCGCTCCTGCTTCACATTATTTCTCCGCCGTTCAATTCTCATCCAAACACAATCGGTTCGGCAAGACCGTTGAAATCTACCAGCCGCTACTAAACTGGGTCGTCTCGGACTATTGCGACGGCTTGGTTTGCCTTCACAAGGGGCACGAAAAGCAAGACGTCGCTATTTGGAATCCATTGGTGAGGAAGTACAGGAGATTTCCTTTTGAACCAATTGAGGAGCCCTCTGGTTTGTCGGATGTTAGGTTTTCCCATTTAGCATTCGGGTACGATCCGCATAACGATGATTATAAGGTGCTGAGAGTTATAGAGTTTTACATGGAAGATATGATTGGGATGGAGTTTGAAGTGAAGGTGTGTAGTATGAGATCACCCACttggaaaaaaattgatgaacaaTGGCCCAACATGGTGATATGTTGCTGGAAGTCGGTGGCTTTGAATGGAGATGTGTATTGGTTAGTGGCTGATCGAGATGGGCAGCATCGGATGTCACTTCTCGCTTTCAATCTCGCCACTGAGAAATTCAGGCTCTATGGGACGCCGGTTCCGCTAGAAAACTATCTGTCTACGTTTTTGGATGTGTTGGGAGGACTCCTCTGCTGTATTGTTCATGATTACACGTTTTGTGATGtttatttgatgaaaaaatATGGGGTGGAGAGTTCTTGGACTCggatttttaaaattgagaaaaatgtaCTGTGTCGGGACTTTGAGTATTTCAGGACTCTAATGTTTTCCACCAATGGCAAGAAGGTTCTGTTGGAGGAGCACCCAGAATGCGGCCGTACGAATCTTATTTGGTACgacatagaaaagaaaagatgctACAGGGTTAAGAATCGGAGTTTTCCATATGTGTTTAAGGTGGCAATTTGTATCGGGAGTCTTCTTCTCCTTGATGGTGATAATTTGATTGATCCTACGCAGAAAGAGAataagaggaagaggaagag GAATTGA